In a single window of the Gemmatimonas sp. genome:
- a CDS encoding dihydroorotate dehydrogenase — MIATAGEQQTWTVAGLAFRNPVVLAAGTAGFGKEVDDVLDLAAIGGIATKAVSVAPRHGAPPLRVSEFAGGMINAIGLANPGLDAVRADYLPWLRQAYPGTRVIVNVVGNSVEDFETVVGGLDDLPGVDAFELNVSCPNVKAGGMEFGADSVALGALVRAVRARTSRPLFVKLSPTLGAGVVDAARVSVENGATGLTLVNTMPGLVIDASHRKPKIGFGTGGVSGPALLPMGLLATWRVRQALPDAPIIGLGGVSTGNDAAQYLLAGASLVGVGTAALRDPRAPERIARELSAWAQREEIRDLRSIIGTLEWPT; from the coding sequence GTGATAGCAACAGCAGGTGAACAGCAGACCTGGACGGTGGCCGGGTTGGCCTTTCGGAACCCCGTTGTCCTCGCCGCCGGCACGGCCGGTTTCGGGAAAGAGGTCGATGACGTTCTCGACCTCGCGGCCATCGGCGGGATCGCCACCAAAGCCGTGAGCGTAGCCCCTCGGCATGGCGCGCCGCCGCTGCGCGTGAGTGAGTTCGCTGGCGGCATGATCAACGCCATCGGCCTCGCCAACCCCGGGCTTGACGCCGTCCGCGCCGACTATCTGCCGTGGCTACGCCAGGCCTATCCCGGTACCCGCGTCATCGTGAACGTCGTGGGGAACAGCGTCGAAGACTTCGAAACGGTCGTCGGTGGACTGGACGATCTGCCCGGCGTCGATGCGTTCGAACTCAATGTCAGCTGCCCGAACGTCAAGGCGGGCGGCATGGAGTTCGGCGCCGACTCTGTCGCGTTGGGGGCGCTGGTGCGCGCTGTCCGCGCTCGCACGTCCCGCCCCCTGTTCGTGAAGCTGTCTCCGACCCTCGGGGCCGGGGTCGTGGACGCAGCCCGCGTGTCGGTCGAGAACGGCGCCACCGGCCTGACGCTGGTGAACACCATGCCGGGGCTCGTAATCGATGCCTCGCACCGCAAGCCCAAAATCGGCTTCGGCACCGGCGGCGTAAGCGGTCCAGCGCTGCTCCCCATGGGATTGCTGGCCACGTGGCGAGTGCGGCAGGCACTGCCTGACGCGCCCATTATTGGTCTTGGTGGCGTCAGCACCGGCAACGACGCGGCGCAGTACCTCCTCGCCGGCGCGTCGCTGGTGGGTGTCGGGACGGCGGCGCTGCGCGATCCGCGCGCACCAGAGCGCATTGCCCGGGAACTCTCCGCCTGGGCGCAGCGGGAAGAGATTCGCGACCTCCGATCGATCATCGGCACACTGGAGTGGCCCACGTGA
- the pyrF gene encoding orotidine-5'-phosphate decarboxylase — protein sequence MTFVSSSTVEATVQPAVTPIVALDVPDRLAAQAIVARLGGSCGFYKVGLELFAAEGPEIVSWLRDAGKSVFVDLKLHDIPNTVRGAARSVARHGASLLTVHASGGSAMIRAAVEGAEEGAATAASGGCGILGVTILTSMDSAGIGEAWGREQVDVTRDVVRLAGLVATGGGAGIVCSGHEAAAVRSAFSESLGLLIPGIRLPGSDAHDQRRVMTPRAAADAGARWLILGRAVTGAADPVEAMEQVAASLAGAV from the coding sequence GTGACGTTTGTGTCTTCGTCGACCGTCGAGGCGACGGTCCAGCCCGCCGTGACCCCCATTGTCGCTCTCGACGTCCCCGACCGTCTCGCGGCCCAGGCGATCGTCGCCCGACTCGGCGGCTCCTGCGGCTTCTACAAGGTCGGGCTGGAGCTGTTTGCCGCCGAAGGCCCCGAGATCGTGAGTTGGCTGCGCGACGCGGGGAAGTCGGTGTTCGTGGATTTGAAGCTGCACGACATTCCGAACACCGTGCGTGGCGCCGCTCGCAGTGTCGCTCGCCACGGCGCGTCGCTGCTCACGGTGCATGCCTCCGGTGGCTCGGCCATGATCCGCGCGGCCGTTGAGGGGGCCGAGGAGGGCGCGGCGACCGCTGCGTCCGGCGGATGCGGCATTCTCGGGGTCACGATCCTCACGAGCATGGACTCGGCGGGGATCGGCGAAGCCTGGGGTCGGGAACAGGTCGACGTGACGCGTGACGTAGTTCGCCTGGCCGGGCTGGTGGCGACGGGCGGTGGCGCCGGGATCGTCTGCTCTGGCCACGAGGCCGCCGCGGTGCGGTCCGCGTTCAGTGAGTCCCTCGGCCTCCTGATCCCCGGCATTCGTCTGCCGGGGAGCGACGCTCACGACCAGCGCCGCGTGATGACGCCGCGAGCTGCCGCGGATGCCGGCGCGCGTTGGCTGATCCTGGGTCGGGCGGTCACCGGGGCCGCCGACCCGGTGGAAGCGATGGAGCAGGTGGCTGCCTCACTTGCGGGAGCGGTGTAA
- the rpmJ gene encoding 50S ribosomal protein L36, protein MKVRSSVKPICEHCKVVKRQGVTRIICKRNPKHKQRQG, encoded by the coding sequence GTGAAAGTTCGGAGCAGCGTAAAGCCGATCTGTGAGCACTGCAAAGTCGTCAAGCGACAGGGCGTGACTCGCATCATCTGCAAGCGCAACCCCAAGCACAAGCAGCGTCAAGGCTGA